The following are encoded in a window of Harmonia axyridis chromosome 7, icHarAxyr1.1, whole genome shotgun sequence genomic DNA:
- the LOC123685243 gene encoding gamma-aminobutyric acid receptor subunit beta-like, which translates to MWNVMSVLFMFLGQHLCFNELSTRTSSQRLDNVTKTISGLLKGYDIRLRPNFGGDPLLIGMDLTIASFDAISEVNMDYTITLYLNQYWKDERLAFSNQNEVLTLAGDFAEKIWVPDTFFANDKNSFFHDVTERNKLVRLDGEGGITYGMRFTTTLACMMDLHYYPLDSQNCTVEIESYGYTVMDVVMYWKDTPVRGVEEAELPQFTIVGYETNDRMEKLATGIYQRLSLSFKLQRNIGYFVFQTYLPSILIVMLSWVSCWINHEATSARVTLGITTVLTMTTISTGVRSSLPRISYVKAIDIYLVMCFVFVFAALLEYAAVNYTYWGARAKKKSKKNKELEKNRTADKVNSTDHKFNSDDIIELEEVRMSPIPSIRNKYSSRGEIFDFDQSRFPPSFRISRTTGYAYNYRTNGLRYRGNKIGNIHKPKMMHAIKKGALVIKASMPKIRDVNVIDQYSRIVFPISFTLFNVGYWLFYYFE; encoded by the exons CACTAGAACTTCATCACAAAGGCTAGATAATGTTACGAAGACCATATCAGGACTATTGAAAGGGTATGACATTAGATTAAGACCAAATTTTGGAG GAGATCCACTTTTAATAGGCATGGACCTTACTATTGCAAGCTTCGACGCTATATCCGAAGTCAATATG GATTACACGATTACACTATACTTGAATCAATATTGGAAGGACGAAAGATTAGCCTTCAGTAACCAGAATGAAGTTTTGACACTTGCAGGAGACTTCGCTGAGAAAATTTGGGTTCCTGATACATTTTTTGCAAATGATAAAAACAG ttttttccacGATGTCACTGAGCGAAATAAGCTTGTAAGATTGGACGGTGAGGGTGGTATCACCTACGGAATGAGATTCACCACCACCCTAGCTTGTATGATGGACTTACACTATTACCCCTTGGATTCTCAAAATTGTACAGTCGAAATAGAAAGTT ATGGTTATACCGTTATGGATGTCGTGATGTACTGGAAGGACACCCCTGTGAGAGGAGTTGAAGAGGCAGAACTGCCTCAATTCACGATAGTTGGCTATGAAACTAACGACAGAATGGAGAAGCTGGCTACAGGGATATATCAGAGGCTGTCTTTGTCTTTCAAACTCCAGAGGAATATTGGATACTTCGTGTTCCAGACTTATCTTCCCAGTATTCTCATAGTTATGTTATCATGGGTATCTTGTTGGATAAACCATGAAGCCACTAGTGCCAGAGTAACATTAG GTATTACAACTGTTCTTACCATGACTACCATAAGCACAGGGGTCAGAAGTTCTTTACCTCGTATCAGCTACGTCAAAGCCATTGATATATACCTAGTTATGTGCTTtgtatttgtttttgctgctctTTTAGAATACGCAGCTGTCAATTATACATATTGGGGTGCAAGAGCTAAGAAGAAGAGTAAAAAGAATAAAGAACTAGAGAAGAATAGAACAG CCGATAAAGTCAATTCAACAGACCACAAATTCAACAGTGATGATATCATAGAACTCGAAGAAGTGAGAATGAGCCCCATACCGTCAATCAGAAATAAATATTCCTCAAGAGGAGAAATATTTGACTTTGATCAATCTAGATTTCCTCCAAGTTTTCGTATATCCAGAACAACTGGATACGCATACAATTATCGTACAAATGGATTGAGATACAGGGGCAATAAAA taggGAACATTCACAAGCCCAAAATGATGCATGCCATCAAAAAAGGAGCCCTGGTTATAAAAGCTTCCATGCCTAAAATCAGGGATGTTAATGTCATAGACCAATACTCGAGAATAGTTTTTCCCATATCCTTCACTTTATTCAACGTTGGTTACTGGCTATTTTactatttcgaatga